The Alkalihalophilus pseudofirmus nucleotide sequence TGATGAACCATATGAGGTCGCAAAAAGAAAAAGCGTTGCATGAACAATTAACCCCTCGTGAATTAGAAGTGTTAAAGCTGATAGGTGTGGGGCAGTCAAATCAAGAAATAGCTGAGAGTTTATTTATAGGAATCAAGACGGTCAAAACACATGTCAGTAATATTCTTCATAAATTAGCTCTTGAAGACCGTACTCAGATTGCCATTTATGCTCATAGGCATGCCCTTGTAAAGTAAACAAAAACGACACGAGCGTGTACTCGAGTCGTTTTTGTTTAAATCGTATATTCTGTCACATATGAAGGCCGTGGGAAAATCGAGGAGCCAAGCCCTTCTTTTGTCCCGCGTTTTTTATGAGCGTGGTTATAGGCATTCGATTCCTGCCATTTCTTGAAGTAATCCTTACTTTCCCAAACCGTCATCACAATGTAGGTGTCAGATGTTTCTGGTCTCAAAATTCGTATCGCTTTAAAGCCAGGCTCTTTCTCGACTAAACCAGCACGATTTTGGAATCTTTCTTCAAACATTCCGCGCCCTTCTGCTGTAACAGGGATATTATTTAACACAACAAATCCCGCAGCAGGTATGCTTCCTGTTTCATTTAAAAGAGAATATACTTCACCAGATCCTGAATCCTCTCGTGTATCTTCAATGTAATATACGTTTTGTTGTGCGGATGTAAGTTGAATCGATGCAGCATCGTTGAATGGCACTTTTGATATAACCACTTTTCTCACACGCATTTCCCTCCTAAGAATCATATTTGACTTATTCATATAAAATAGGTTTTGAAACATTCAGCTAGGTTTCTGCGTAGAAAGTATATCGCATTCACTCGAATATTGGCAAAAGAGATGATTACGATTAAAATAAAGGCAATCTCAGTTATAATAGAAGACTTGGATTAGAGTGGCTGTTATAAATTGGGATATACTAGTAAAAAAGGAGGGATGGTATGCTGCTTAAACGAATATCATTTGCCATAATTGTTGTTCTCTCAACTGTATTGATAGGACTCGTAGGATATCTTGTTATTCTCTTAGCGGGTAACTTCGCTGTTGATAATGAGAAGCTGGTAATGAGTGCAACAACCTCTCTCGTCGATGAAGAAGGCGAACTCTTAACGAAATTATATATTGAAAATAGAGAAATTGTATCAATTGATGATATACCAGACCATGTTGAACAAGCTTTCGTAGCGATTGAGGATGCAAGATTTTATGAACATCAAGGAATTGATTTTCGCGCGATAGGAAGAGCAGTATATAGAGATATTTTAGCAGGTGCTAAAGTTGAAGGTGGAAGTACAATCACTCAGCAGCTTGCGAAAAATGTCTTTTTATCAAATGAAAAAACATGGCTGAGAAAAACAAAAGAAGTCATGATTGCCATGAACCTTGAGCGGAAATACAGCAAAGATGAAATTCTTGAGATGTATTTAAATCGTATCTACTTTGGACATGGTGCATATGGAGTCCAAGCGGCATCTAAATTGTATTTTAATAAGCCTGTTAGTGAATTGACGGTTGATGAAGGGGCTCTTTTAGCAGGGCTTCCAAAAGCACCGAACAGCTACTCACCGATCTCAAACCCAGAGCGCAGTAAACAACGACGTGATGTCGTGTTATCAGTCATGGAGCAAAGGGGCTATATCACAGCAGAGGAATCTGTTCGTTATAAAGGACGTACCATTGCAGTAGACCATAATAAGATTACAGAAAATGAGGCTTTTCTAACCTATATTGATATGGTGTTAGAGGAGGCTGAGCGTAAATATCAATTATCGAGCCAAGAGGTGTTATCTGGCGGCTACAAAATTGTTGTACCAATGAATCAGAAGCTGCAGCAATCTGCGTTTGAACGCCTGCAAAATGATGATTATTTTCCTGATGGAAATGAAGGAGCAGAAGCAGCAGCCGTATTTATGGATGTAGAGACAGGCGGTGTTCTTGCGGCACAGGGCGGCAGGGAATATGTACGCCGCG carries:
- a CDS encoding antibiotic biosynthesis monooxygenase family protein; its protein translation is MRKVVISKVPFNDAASIQLTSAQQNVYYIEDTREDSGSGEVYSLLNETGSIPAAGFVVLNNIPVTAEGRGMFEERFQNRAGLVEKEPGFKAIRILRPETSDTYIVMTVWESKDYFKKWQESNAYNHAHKKRGTKEGLGSSIFPRPSYVTEYTI